The genomic window AGGAACAGGTTTTGGCATCTTACCTCTGGGTCCAAGAGTTGAACCTAAGGTTTTTCCTACTAAAGGCATCAGTGGAGCTTCTGCTATGAAAACATCATAGTTATTCGCCAGTTGTTTTTGCTGTTTTTTATCGGTGGCCAAGGTTTCCAGTTCTGCATTACCTATAACAAGTTCGGCGCCAGCTTTCTTGGCCTTGAGTGCAAGTTCTCTAGTTGCGATTACACATACTTTTCGTTTCTTGCTTGGTGCGTGAGGGAGTTCTATTGTTTCCTGAATCTTTGCCTCAGGCTTTTTCATGTCGATCTCGCGAAGGTTGATGATTAATTCAATGGATTGGTTGAATTTCTTCTTTTCAGACCGTTCCCTAACTTTTTTGATCGCCTCTAGAATCGTCTTTGTGCTCAACGACATTGCCTAGGCCTCGTGCCAAATCTCGTATAGAAACCCGTTATAAAAAGATTGTTACTGTTCTTTCTCGAAAAGAGAATCATATTTGCCTTCGTCTATTTCTCGCTGCACTTCTCGAGGGTCTCTGTTTTCCACTGTTACGCCCATACTGACACAGCTACCTAAAACTTCTTTAGCTGCTAGCATAAGCGATTTGGCCAACAACTCCGGTCTTTTCTTCTTAGCGAGACTCGCCACTTGTGGCATGGTAAGATTGCCCACTTTCTCCTCTTTTGGGCTGCCTGAACCCTTCGAAATCTTCAATGCACTCACGATTAGCGCAGAAGTGGTAGGAGTGCCTAC from Candidatus Bathyarchaeota archaeon includes these protein-coding regions:
- a CDS encoding 50S ribosomal protein L11, whose amino-acid sequence is MVEKKIINALVNGGQATAGPPLGPALGPLGVNVLTIVNRINELTKDYAGMKVPVKISVDPETKEFEVTVGTPTTSALIVSALKISKGSGSPKEEKVGNLTMPQVASLAKKKRPELLAKSLMLAAKEVLGSCVSMGVTVENRDPREVQREIDEGKYDSLFEKEQ
- a CDS encoding 50S ribosomal protein L1 → MSLSTKTILEAIKKVRERSEKKKFNQSIELIINLREIDMKKPEAKIQETIELPHAPSKKRKVCVIATRELALKAKKAGAELVIGNAELETLATDKKQQKQLANNYDVFIAEAPLMPLVGKTLGSTLGPRGKMPKPVPPTVNIKKQIEKWKKTVTIRLRGQPILQCVVGTEDMKDEEIAENIMTVVRRLEGKLKRGLKNITTICLKTTMG